Below is a window of Fibrobacter sp. UWB11 DNA.
GGAATGTAATCATCATATCCGTAAAATGTCATTCCGGGAACGTTATTCCATTTCAAATTTTTAAAAGTACGAACAAAAGCATCTGCAGCGCGCACGCGGAATAATGTATCAGCCCATTCTCCATTGCGAATTGCATCTTGCAATTCAAGGAAATCGCTGTAAAATACTGAATCAGAGATAAAATAGCGTGTATAAACGTAGGGGATTTGGATAGGACTCATCGAAGAAACGTTTGGCCTACATCTGTCTCTTTCAAATTCTCGGTCTGAAATTCCAAAGTCTTTCATATTGTCATACGCTTTTTTCGTTGCATCTTCGTACGACATTTGTTTTTCGCGCAAAAAGTATTCGACCGCTTTTGATGCTGTTGCAGTATAGATGTTCAATACAGGGTTTTGGGATCCGTCATCTATCAATGGTTTAGTCACATTTGCATTCATGGGCGCAAAACTGGAAAATTCCATTTTCATCGTGTCGTTTTCGCTGATGGCATGAGTAAATGCTGTAATTTTGGCATATTCACCATATTGGAGAGGCGCGGTTTCGAATAAACACGGAGAGCCGCTAAAACATTGTTTTCGTGTTTTAACCGTTTTTTCTATAACATTGTTTTTAGAAAAAATGGTGATGTTTACGGAATCGGGAATGATTCGATTTTCCAAATAAACTTCTACGGTGAATTGTTTTAAGTCTACAGGCTGCGTTATACCAGAACTATCGCCGCTAGAGCATGCGGCGAATAAAACAAAAATCAAGAACAACATTACTAATCGCAACATACCCATAATATAGATATTGCATGAAAAATCCCAATTCTACTCATCTTTTGAAAATTACGTTTCATCAGAAAAAAATGTAATAACGTGATTACAAATACTTTTACATGCACAAAGCAATCAATACACTTGCTACACATTTTGCGTCATTTGCATTTTAATGGCGCTAAAAAACGCCCCAAATCGCCAAAAAAACGCACTTCGAGTATATATTTAAACGTGAAAAATAAAAGCCCAGGATCCTTCACATTCGTTTAGGATGACGATTTGAATGTTCTGAGAAAAAACGAGGAAATCGTATGATTTTAAAGAATAAGAAAGCACTTGCAATTGCCGCAACGTTCGCCATGGCATTCTCGATGCCGTCGCTAGCTCAATTGAATAACGGTGACATGGAATACGGCGATGGCGGCTGGTATCTGTGGAATAATCCCGATGGTCCAGCTAAAGTTGAATCGCAAATTGCAGTGCAGGGGCTTGGCGTTGACGGTTCCCAGGGCGCAAAGGTCGTGGTGAAGGATCTGCCGAATCCGTGGTGGGGTTTGCAGCTCCAGCCGCCTAAATGGCTTGCCGATTCCGGTTTTTACAAGCTCACGTTCAAGGCTAAGGGCAATATGCCCATTAATTCCGTAGTGCAGGGTGGCCCTCCAGACTACCGCCAAAAAGAAAGCGCCTCTTTTGACTTGACGGACAAATGGCAGACTTATGAAATGATTTTCCTTGCCGACCAGAAGGGCTATGGTCTCAATAACATTACATTCCAGATTGGCCTCAAAAAAGGCTGGATTCAGCTCGACGATGTTGAAGTCGAAAAAATGGATGAAATGTCGGACCCGGCTTGGTACGAAGCCGCAGACTCCCGCATCGATAGCTTGCGCAAAGCGGATTTCGTTGTTAAGGCAAATCCTGGCGAAAAGGTCCACGTGAAGCTCTTGCGCCATTCATTCCCGTTCGGTACGGCGCTCGCGCTTTACGATACCAAGGACAGCACCGAAAATTGGTACAGAAATGCTGCCAAGAAGTACTTCTGGCATGGCGTTTCTGAAAACCAGTTCAAGTGGCCGGAATACGAACCGAAAAAGGGCAAAATCAAACGTGAAGAAATGAAGGAATACACGGATTTCACGGCCCAAAATCATTGGAAACTCCGCGGTCATGCACTCATGTGGAGCCATCAAGGCTACGGCTTCGACAAGCATTACAGCAATAAGGGTAGCTGTGAAGAAATGGCCGAAAAGCTTAAGGCTCGTATCTATCGCGACCTCAAGGAATACAAGGGTAAGATTACGGAATACGACGTTTGGAACGAACCAATTCACGAATCCTGGACATTCAACAAATGCGGTTGGGAAGTTCTTGACAGCGCTTTCGTTTGGGCACACAAGGCTGACCCGAGTGCAATTCTTTACATCAACGACTATAATGTTGTTGCTGCGGGCGAAACAGACCGTTATTATGGCTTGATCAAAGGAATGCTCGATCGCAAGGTGCCTGTGATGGGCATTGGCGTGCAGTGCCATTTTGGTCTCCGTCCGGTGATTCCGGGACTTATCAAGGCTCGTCTCGACAAGCTTGCATCTCTCGGCCTCCCGATCAAGGTTACGGAATTCGACGTGGGCGACTGGCAAGCCGGTATGAACGATACCGAAGAAGTTCAGGCCGAAAAGTTCGAAACATTCCTCCGTACTGCATTTAGCCACCCGGCTGTGAACGGCATCGTGTTCTGGGGTTTCTGGGACAACCGTCATTGGGTCAAGAACGGTGGCATGATTGCTTCTGACGGTCGTGAAAAGCCCGCTGCAAAGCGCGTATACGACTTGTGGCACAAGGTTTGGACAACAGACCTCTACGCTACCGCTGACGAAAATGGCGAAGCCAAGTTCCGTGGCTTCAAGGGTTACTACCAAGTCAACGCTGGCGATAAGAAGTATCAGATTACAGTGAAGTAATGTTGTGCAAGGCGACCCCGGAATAAATGCAGCCGAGGTGAACGCTGCGAAAATGCTTGCATTTTCATAGCTGAGCCGAAGGGCATTGTACTTGTACAAATCCGGGGTGACAGGCTTCGCCTGCTTTGTCATGCCGGACACAGTTCTGGCATCGCCTTTTATAAGCCGCGTCATGCGGCTTTTTTACTATCTTGCGTTTCATGAAACAGAAAATCCCCGGAATCCTTTTTTTACTTGCCATGCCTCTTTCCGTCTTGCTTTACATCAAGGTGGAGGCTCTCTCAGGCTCGGAAATCCTCGGGCTGTTTTCTGCGGTGGCGCTTTACGTTGTTGTCGCGCTCATCATCGCTTTGCTTTTTAACAAAAAAGATTAAAAAGGATTCTCCGATAGGGGAGAATCCATAAGCTTACTCTTTAACAAAATTGTGCGGTATAAGTCTAACTCCAACGGGATTTAGCTTTGAGTGTCCGCGTACATTCGTCGGTAAATTGAGCCCGTAACCCGTTGCCTTGAGGCGTTCTTCCTTGATTCCCTTGCCCACAAGGAAATCGTAGATAACTGTTGCTCGAGCATCGGAAAGCGATTGCGGAACCATTGCTTCGCCTTGCTTTACACTGCATTGAATTTCAAGAGCAATGCGCTTGTTGTGGCGCATAATCGAAACAACATCACTAAAGGCCGTATACGATGAATTGAGCGGTTTGTCTGTTCCCTTGTGGAATTGAATACGCCTTGCAATTTTATCGAGGTTTTGCTTTTCACGGATAGGGCATCCGTTCATGTCTACTTCGGTTCCATCAAGCGTGTTGGGGCAGTTATCGAGGTAATCGAAAATACCATCTCTGTCAGAATCGATTGGGCAACCTTCATTATCTACCGGCGCATTTTCGGGAGTGTCTGGGCACTTGTCATCTTCATTATAAACGCCATCATGGTCGAAATCTAGCCGACAACCAAGGCTATCGACCTTTGTTCCCTTTTCTGTGTTTTCGCATCGATCTCTATAGTCCGGCACACCATCTTCATCGGAGTCAATGGGGCAACCATACATATTCACTATTTCTTTTTCAAAACTGTTCGGGCACTTGTCCCATTCGTCGGGAACACCGTCTTTGTCACGATCCAAGAAACAACCATACTTGTTCACTTGGAGCCCGGCCGGAGTGTTGGGGCAAGAATCGAGTGCGTTCGGAATACCATCTTCGTCTGTATCAAGGATACATCCAAATTCATTGATTTCATCGTTTGGATTCGAGTGCGGGCATTTATCCAGTTCATTCGGAACACCGTCATTATCGTTGTCGCGAATACAACCAAATTCATCGACCGGATATCCTTGCTTTGTTTCTGGGCAGTTATCCTTGTAGTCCGGTACGCCATCGCCATCGTTGTCGAACGGGCAACCTTTATCATCGATAAGTACTTCGGCTGGTGTGTCAGGGCACTGGTCCAAATCATCTGCAATGCCGTCATTGTCTTGGTCCGGCGCGCAGCGGTATTTTCTTTCTTTTAATGACAGGCCAGACTTGGGGCAGGCTTCCATACGTTGCTTGTAATCCTCAATCCTGCCACTGAGGTCGAAAGTTCGGCTAAACTTGATGGACGCTGCAATTGGAGGGCTTCCAGGAACCGTGTAAGAATAATGATGTCCTTTATTTTTAACAGTGATGGCGTGTCCACGCCCAATTTTGCGCTTTCTAAAAAGGTCCATGCCAAGGTCTGCGTTAATGGAAAGCGTTGTGAACTTAGGCAACCTCACTTTTAAACCTGGAGAAAACCTCAATTGATCGTTCATGAATCCGCGCAAAATATCCTTGGAGCGAATCCGTGTTTCTCCAGACATTTCCAAAACAAGCGAAACCCATTCGTAGGGGAAAAGGTTAAATCCAGTACCCCAGATAAAAATGTTTTCTCCGTGTTCGAGATTCCTCAAAACCCCTGCGTAGTTGTTCCAGTTTAGGTTCCTGTGAATGTTCATGGTTAAATAAAGCGTTCCGGCAATGGAGTAATCTGCCGATGAATAAGAATGCGTGAGGTCGTCTTTATGGATGTACCAGATGTGCCTCGGGCGAAGTCCTTTCTCGTTTGTTCCGGTCGGAAGGAAAAATTCAATCGCAGCCGCGATATTAAAAAGGTCTCTTAAAGACTGATTCGGAAGTTGAGCCTTGACCATGAGTCCGAGGTCGCCAAAACCCAATCCCTTGAGTCTCGTTCCACCGGCATCTCCGTCGTAATGGACATTCACATTGAGTCCAGCTTCTAGATAATCAAGTATACCGTAACCGACGTAGCCCAAAACCGTATTTGAAGGGGACTTGGTAAGTTGCTTTCGATTGCCGTTTTCATCGACAATATAACCTTCGATACTGGCGGGCTTGTTACTGCTCGCCATTTCGAATCCACCCATGATAAACAAGTCTCCCGGACTCAAAGTTCTTGCTCCGGGAACATGGATTCCGCTATTATTTATCGAAAATCCGGATTGCGCGAATAGAAAAACTGCGCTAAAGAGAAGTGTTAATAGAAAATGTTTCATTTTTCATAAAGAATTTAGACATTTTTTTTGATTAACTGTTTGCATTTACAAATTTATGTATATATTTCACTTCCGAAGTGAGAAACAAGAACTCCGCAAACAAATTGCCATCATGGCATCGTAAATCGCAAACGGCTTACAAGGTCAACAGGGTGATCATTATCCTGCAAATTGTAACGGCTCTTGCGATGTGTGGAGTTATTCTTTACGGTATGAACAGATTGATGCAATAAACTGGAGGAAAGCTTATATGAGCATAGCATACTATTGTGGTCGTCGTCCTAAGAATGATGCATTCGATGATACACCTGATCCATCTTACTTGGGCGAAGAAGACGATCTGATCAAGGAAGAAGAAGAACCGCAAGAAGAAGAAGTTGACGAAGAAGTTGATTTTGACAAGCCATCCTTTGGCCGTAACCCCATTTGGTCTGACTACGGCGAGGACATGGATTTCGACCAGTGATATGGTCGAATACAATTCTTAGACTCGGCTTCGCACTCTTTTTGATAATGTTAACCGCCTGCGCCTCCAAGCAGGCGAAAGTTGCCGCGTCTTCGCAGGGGAGGCCTATTCCTTCGGAAAAGGTCTCTATTGATGTACCCGGAACAAATCCCGGCAAAGAAATTGTCGGGGATTCTACAAGGCCTTCATGGGTCTATTATCAATATGGCCTTCAAGCTATTGATAACCACGAATGGGCTGTTTCAAAGCATTACCTCGAAGAATCGCTCCGGTTGCTTGTGACCGAAAAATACGACCCTGCCAAGAGCCGTCTAACGCGTTCTGAAGATTCTATTTATAAAATGCAGATGCCCGTGCGAATCGTACAGGCATTAGAAGATGTTTACCCGAACCTTTCGGAACAAGAAGGGGATGATTCGACTTATGTCGATAGCCTTTCGATTGACGGTGTAGATGCCTACGATGAAAATGCAGCAGACAGCGCGTCGATCCGCGTAATTGAAAACTTCCTGGATACAGTCGATGCTGGGCGTTTTTCGCTCCCCATTCGCTTTAACGAGCGCGTTATGCAGGAAATCTATTACATGACAACGACCGCTCGAGGCTTTATTACGAGGTCACTCACCCGTAAAACTGCTTATGATTCGTTGATTTATACAAAGCTTGCGCAAAAACGCATGCCTCGCGACCTTATTTATTTGGCATTGGTGGAATCCGGCTTTAATGTCAAGGCTTATAGCCGTGCAAAAGCGGCTGGCATGTGGCAATTTATTCCTGAAACCGGAATCCGTTACGGTTTGGAAGTCGATTTTTGGGTCGACATGCGCCGCAATCCCGAAGTCGCAACCGATGCGGCCTTGAGTTACCTCTCAACTTTGTATGCTGAATTTGGCGATTGGCTTTTGTCCATGGCCGCTTACAACTGCGGTGAAGGCAGAATCCGCCGATTGATCAGGGAAAAGAAAGCCGATTCTACGTGGGGGGATCGTCCGGTAACATACTGGGACTTGCAACTTCCGCAAGAAACCATGCATTATGTACCGCGAATCCTTGCCGCAATGGTTATTGGTCACTTCCCGGACCACTACGATGTCGCAATAGAAAAGCGTCATTTACCGGCATACGATACCGTGACGGTCTATGATTCGTTCTCGCTCGATGAAATTGCAAAATTCCTGAAAGTCCCCGAAGATACGCTCCGCACGTTGAACATGGAACTCACCATGTGGTGTACGCCTCCTAACCGCGATGCCTATTTACTCCGCTTGCCGTATGGAACGCGTGCCTCGTTTGTCCAGAACTACGACCGCATGGAAAAGAATGGTTTTTCGAGTTGGAAACAGCACAAAGTCCGTAAAGGCGAATCTATC
It encodes the following:
- a CDS encoding LysM peptidoglycan-binding domain-containing protein, yielding MLTACASKQAKVAASSQGRPIPSEKVSIDVPGTNPGKEIVGDSTRPSWVYYQYGLQAIDNHEWAVSKHYLEESLRLLVTEKYDPAKSRLTRSEDSIYKMQMPVRIVQALEDVYPNLSEQEGDDSTYVDSLSIDGVDAYDENAADSASIRVIENFLDTVDAGRFSLPIRFNERVMQEIYYMTTTARGFITRSLTRKTAYDSLIYTKLAQKRMPRDLIYLALVESGFNVKAYSRAKAAGMWQFIPETGIRYGLEVDFWVDMRRNPEVATDAALSYLSTLYAEFGDWLLSMAAYNCGEGRIRRLIREKKADSTWGDRPVTYWDLQLPQETMHYVPRILAAMVIGHFPDHYDVAIEKRHLPAYDTVTVYDSFSLDEIAKFLKVPEDTLRTLNMELTMWCTPPNRDAYLLRLPYGTRASFVQNYDRMEKNGFSSWKQHKVRKGESIGNIAQQYGVRVAEIQRANDMKKNAKLKVGRTLLIPVKVAPRRSTGKKPSKVRTYVVQLGDNLGSISRRFGVSQESLRVWNNIEPGYNVKKGDTIYVSKPDLKPSSFVQQRVALKKGEKYVVKAGDTYALIAKQYKVPVFLLLQANSGFTKRLTIGDSLSIPAYVRPPRKMSKAVDDDVPVIETSKVTEPTDSKKSNKNSKKTPEPTAKNSKSQPVSTTIIYTVESGDNLYAIARKYSTTVAAIREMNDMGSSSNIKVGQKLKIPGSAAPAPSTPKIEEITHVVKKGEGLWDISRQYGVTIEDIVKWNGLKDTKIKINEKLKIKTTKKNKK
- a CDS encoding thrombospondin type 3 repeat-containing protein, with protein sequence MGGFEMASSNKPASIEGYIVDENGNRKQLTKSPSNTVLGYVGYGILDYLEAGLNVNVHYDGDAGGTRLKGLGFGDLGLMVKAQLPNQSLRDLFNIAAAIEFFLPTGTNEKGLRPRHIWYIHKDDLTHSYSSADYSIAGTLYLTMNIHRNLNWNNYAGVLRNLEHGENIFIWGTGFNLFPYEWVSLVLEMSGETRIRSKDILRGFMNDQLRFSPGLKVRLPKFTTLSINADLGMDLFRKRKIGRGHAITVKNKGHHYSYTVPGSPPIAASIKFSRTFDLSGRIEDYKQRMEACPKSGLSLKERKYRCAPDQDNDGIADDLDQCPDTPAEVLIDDKGCPFDNDGDGVPDYKDNCPETKQGYPVDEFGCIRDNDNDGVPNELDKCPHSNPNDEINEFGCILDTDEDGIPNALDSCPNTPAGLQVNKYGCFLDRDKDGVPDEWDKCPNSFEKEIVNMYGCPIDSDEDGVPDYRDRCENTEKGTKVDSLGCRLDFDHDGVYNEDDKCPDTPENAPVDNEGCPIDSDRDGIFDYLDNCPNTLDGTEVDMNGCPIREKQNLDKIARRIQFHKGTDKPLNSSYTAFSDVVSIMRHNKRIALEIQCSVKQGEAMVPQSLSDARATVIYDFLVGKGIKEERLKATGYGLNLPTNVRGHSKLNPVGVRLIPHNFVKE
- a CDS encoding endo-1,4-beta-xylanase; amino-acid sequence: MILKNKKALAIAATFAMAFSMPSLAQLNNGDMEYGDGGWYLWNNPDGPAKVESQIAVQGLGVDGSQGAKVVVKDLPNPWWGLQLQPPKWLADSGFYKLTFKAKGNMPINSVVQGGPPDYRQKESASFDLTDKWQTYEMIFLADQKGYGLNNITFQIGLKKGWIQLDDVEVEKMDEMSDPAWYEAADSRIDSLRKADFVVKANPGEKVHVKLLRHSFPFGTALALYDTKDSTENWYRNAAKKYFWHGVSENQFKWPEYEPKKGKIKREEMKEYTDFTAQNHWKLRGHALMWSHQGYGFDKHYSNKGSCEEMAEKLKARIYRDLKEYKGKITEYDVWNEPIHESWTFNKCGWEVLDSAFVWAHKADPSAILYINDYNVVAAGETDRYYGLIKGMLDRKVPVMGIGVQCHFGLRPVIPGLIKARLDKLASLGLPIKVTEFDVGDWQAGMNDTEEVQAEKFETFLRTAFSHPAVNGIVFWGFWDNRHWVKNGGMIASDGREKPAAKRVYDLWHKVWTTDLYATADENGEAKFRGFKGYYQVNAGDKKYQITVK